One region of Gilliamella sp. ESL0405 genomic DNA includes:
- a CDS encoding CDP-alcohol phosphatidyltransferase family protein, whose protein sequence is MLSIYQLKSRFQSLLRPYANKIYHADITANQVTIAACIGSIFVSLIVGLLAQYQWVFYLIPLWMFIRMALNAIDGMLAREFNQKSNLGAYLNEICDVISDCALIAVFTQVATVSYSLVMFVVLLSFLTEYSGVLGLMIGATRRYDGPMGKSDRAFVFSVISLGIASYLLPLDWINPLLWLISALLIYTIVNRIKKGLNESKELRISLCDNNKKNLL, encoded by the coding sequence GTGTTGTCAATATATCAATTAAAATCACGGTTCCAATCTCTACTTCGCCCTTATGCGAATAAAATTTACCATGCCGATATCACGGCTAATCAGGTCACGATCGCTGCTTGTATAGGATCGATTTTTGTGTCATTAATTGTTGGGCTATTAGCGCAATATCAATGGGTTTTTTATCTCATCCCGCTATGGATGTTTATTCGTATGGCGCTCAATGCCATTGACGGTATGTTGGCAAGAGAGTTTAACCAAAAATCTAATCTAGGCGCTTACTTAAATGAGATTTGTGATGTGATATCTGATTGCGCACTGATCGCTGTATTTACGCAAGTTGCTACTGTTAGCTATAGTTTAGTTATGTTTGTGGTATTGCTTTCGTTTCTGACTGAATATAGTGGCGTGTTGGGACTGATGATTGGCGCTACTCGCCGTTATGACGGACCTATGGGCAAAAGTGATCGCGCATTTGTTTTCAGTGTTATCAGTTTAGGTATTGCAAGCTATTTACTCCCACTGGATTGGATTAATCCTTTACTGTGGCTGATAAGTGCTTTACTTATCTATACCATTGTAAATCGGATCAAAAAGGGATTGAATGAGTCCAAAGAATTAAGGATCAGTTTATGCGACAACAACAAGAAAAATCTTTTATAA
- a CDS encoding acyl-CoA dehydratase activase-related protein: protein MSKIYRLGLDVGSTTAKCVLLDEQDHFVYSNYVRHNTHIIATVLDLLSEIKQKIGNDIELSVKVTGSAGMGICEKANIAFIQEVVAASEVVQRQYPQVSTLIDIGGEDSKMIFFFPDRPPDIRMNGSCAGGTGAFIDQMATLLNTPVQQFDQLAKHHDNIFPIASRCGVFAKTDVQNLISRNVSKENIAYSVLHAVCIQLVNSLARGYDIVPKVMFIGGPFSFIPTLKQAACDILKLNADEVVQTAHPTLLSAWGAAIDSCCRTVLSIDDFTQRLTASNKIQLASPTRLKPLFSQSLSFADWQKQRHYIQIPSVSLSDYSKQNAFLGIDSGSTTTKITLIGEDNQLLFSYYAPNNGHSISALIKGLTQLKQEITASGKTINIARTGVTGYGEELLKAAFAIDDGLVETMAHFAAAKHIDPKVSFIMDIGGQDMKAIFIANGVVNHIELNEACSSGCGSFIETFAKSLNSNTIEFANAACQSTSPCDLGTRCTVFMNSKVKQALRENATMGDISAGLAFSVIKNAIHKVLKLHDIKKLGDHIVVQGGTFKNPAVFRALEQLTGAQIASSNIPELMGAYGSALFAKHHYTEHPSLSTFIGLDNLDKALDNKAKPSRCKGCENHCDIMIYRFANGQRYYSGNKCERFLSNNPYQDKHAFNMFDFKNSLLFDRCNGEVPNATINIGIPRVLGQYENFPFWHTLLTASGINVTLSPFSTHEIYEKGAGTVMSDSICFPAKLVHGHIMALINANVDRIFMPMVIFESAQFNNAVNSYNCPIVSSYAEVINSAINPASKYGIALDYPVINFSDSKLLKKGCIAYLTSLGITKQVANKAFKQALIAQSDYKKALYDKAVDVLDKAKQTGRYVFILAGRPYHSDSLINHKTPEILNALGCDVICEDSVLGATDALSPELQICSQWSYPNRLYAAASFVAQQPNNIQFVQLNSFGCGPDAIVTDECKAILASQGKTCTVIRVDEITATGSVRLRLRSIIESIRMNHHQPLTLQERQKTAIFTLPDKQRKTILAPFISDFYSPLLPPIFALSGYKLEILPKPDKRSVEWGLKYCNNEICYPATIIVGDIIKALRSGKYQRDQVAIGITQTGGQCRASSYLSLIKKAMISNGFADVPIISLSTGNINEIEQPGFKMNWLKTLPTTFFAMLFADSLAKMYYAIAPRAKVKQQADELKQFYTDKLKQLISQHKGKKAIFTLLSQAVAQFNQIETHNRACPQIGIVGEIYVKYNNFGNQHSVEWLIEQGIEPVMPPMIEFFAQCFVNYDSNIKNHLIAKSYLSYVLKFLEKIAQVYIDKTNQILADFKYYQPFHNLRNMAQKAQEILNLANQFGEGWLIPAGIMTFAQQGIDNVISLQPFGCIANHVVSKGVEKRMRDLNPKLNLLYLDFDDGAGEVNVLNRLHFMISALKYSQLQRIV, encoded by the coding sequence ATGTCAAAAATATATAGGCTTGGATTGGATGTCGGTTCGACTACTGCGAAATGTGTCTTGTTAGATGAGCAAGACCATTTTGTCTATAGCAATTATGTTCGTCATAATACCCATATCATCGCCACCGTGCTTGACCTTTTAAGCGAAATCAAACAAAAAATTGGCAATGATATCGAGCTGTCGGTAAAAGTGACCGGATCGGCCGGTATGGGAATATGCGAAAAAGCTAATATTGCCTTTATTCAAGAAGTGGTTGCGGCTTCTGAAGTGGTTCAGCGCCAATATCCGCAAGTTAGCACTTTAATTGATATCGGCGGTGAAGATAGTAAGATGATCTTCTTTTTTCCCGACCGTCCGCCAGATATTCGAATGAATGGCAGTTGTGCCGGTGGAACAGGCGCCTTTATCGATCAAATGGCTACTTTGCTCAATACTCCCGTACAACAATTCGATCAACTCGCTAAGCATCATGACAACATTTTTCCAATTGCCTCCCGCTGTGGTGTTTTTGCCAAAACCGATGTGCAAAATCTTATCAGCCGTAATGTATCGAAAGAAAATATCGCTTATTCAGTATTACATGCCGTTTGTATTCAGTTGGTAAACAGCCTTGCTCGAGGCTATGATATTGTGCCAAAGGTGATGTTTATTGGCGGGCCGTTTTCATTTATTCCAACCTTAAAACAAGCTGCTTGCGATATTTTAAAGTTGAACGCTGATGAGGTTGTGCAAACGGCGCACCCGACGCTATTATCGGCATGGGGCGCCGCTATTGATAGCTGTTGCCGAACAGTGCTTTCGATTGATGATTTTACCCAAAGATTAACTGCTTCAAATAAAATTCAGCTCGCTTCTCCCACTCGCTTAAAGCCGCTATTTAGTCAGTCGTTATCTTTTGCAGATTGGCAAAAGCAGCGTCACTATATTCAAATCCCCAGCGTAAGCCTATCGGATTATTCAAAGCAAAATGCTTTTTTAGGTATTGATAGTGGTTCAACCACCACCAAAATTACTTTAATTGGTGAAGATAACCAGCTACTTTTTAGCTATTATGCGCCCAATAATGGACACTCCATTAGTGCCTTAATTAAAGGCTTAACCCAGTTAAAACAAGAGATTACCGCATCCGGCAAAACCATCAATATTGCTCGCACCGGTGTGACTGGTTATGGGGAAGAGCTGTTAAAGGCGGCATTTGCTATTGATGATGGATTAGTTGAAACCATGGCGCATTTTGCCGCAGCCAAACATATTGATCCCAAAGTCAGTTTTATTATGGATATTGGCGGGCAAGATATGAAAGCCATTTTTATCGCTAATGGTGTGGTGAATCATATCGAGTTAAATGAAGCGTGTTCATCGGGTTGTGGTTCATTTATTGAAACCTTTGCAAAATCGCTTAATTCCAATACGATCGAGTTTGCCAATGCCGCTTGTCAATCCACCAGCCCCTGCGATTTAGGGACTCGTTGTACGGTATTTATGAATTCTAAAGTGAAACAAGCACTGCGTGAAAACGCCACCATGGGCGATATATCAGCCGGGCTTGCGTTTTCGGTAATTAAAAATGCCATTCATAAAGTGCTGAAGTTGCATGATATAAAAAAACTAGGCGATCATATTGTGGTGCAAGGGGGAACGTTTAAAAATCCGGCGGTATTTCGGGCGCTGGAACAGTTAACCGGGGCACAGATCGCCAGCTCCAATATTCCGGAACTAATGGGCGCTTATGGCTCAGCGCTGTTTGCTAAACATCATTACACTGAGCATCCGAGCTTATCAACTTTTATCGGTTTAGATAATTTGGATAAGGCGCTAGATAACAAAGCTAAGCCTTCACGCTGTAAAGGATGCGAAAATCATTGTGATATTATGATTTACCGTTTTGCCAATGGGCAGCGCTATTATTCGGGCAATAAATGCGAACGCTTTTTAAGCAATAATCCTTATCAAGATAAACATGCATTTAACATGTTTGATTTCAAAAACTCGCTTTTATTTGATCGCTGTAACGGTGAAGTGCCAAATGCCACAATCAATATTGGTATTCCTCGTGTTTTAGGCCAGTATGAAAATTTCCCGTTTTGGCATACACTGCTCACCGCCAGCGGTATCAATGTGACCCTTTCACCATTTTCGACCCATGAAATTTATGAAAAAGGCGCCGGCACTGTAATGTCAGACAGCATCTGCTTTCCCGCTAAACTGGTGCACGGGCATATTATGGCGCTGATTAACGCCAATGTTGATCGTATTTTTATGCCTATGGTGATATTTGAATCGGCACAGTTTAATAATGCGGTCAATAGCTATAACTGTCCGATTGTCAGTAGTTATGCCGAAGTGATAAATAGCGCTATCAATCCGGCTAGCAAATATGGTATTGCGCTTGATTATCCGGTCATCAATTTTAGCGATAGTAAATTGCTTAAAAAAGGCTGCATAGCATATCTAACATCATTAGGCATTACTAAACAAGTTGCCAATAAGGCGTTTAAACAAGCCTTGATTGCGCAAAGTGACTACAAAAAAGCGCTCTATGATAAAGCAGTTGACGTGTTGGATAAGGCTAAGCAAACTGGGCGTTATGTCTTTATTTTAGCTGGTCGTCCTTATCATAGCGACAGCTTAATCAACCATAAAACCCCTGAGATTTTAAACGCTTTAGGTTGTGATGTGATTTGCGAAGATTCAGTATTAGGCGCCACTGATGCGCTTTCGCCGGAACTGCAAATCTGCTCGCAGTGGAGTTACCCAAACCGCCTGTACGCCGCAGCATCGTTTGTAGCTCAGCAGCCAAATAATATTCAATTTGTTCAGTTAAACTCTTTTGGTTGTGGACCCGATGCAATTGTCACTGATGAGTGTAAAGCGATCTTAGCGTCGCAAGGCAAAACCTGCACTGTGATTCGGGTAGATGAGATCACTGCTACCGGCTCAGTTAGATTACGGTTACGCTCAATTATTGAATCAATCCGGATGAATCATCACCAACCATTGACATTGCAAGAGCGCCAAAAAACAGCGATTTTTACGCTACCCGATAAACAGCGAAAAACGATATTAGCGCCGTTTATTTCTGACTTTTATTCGCCTTTGTTACCGCCGATTTTTGCTTTATCCGGTTATAAATTGGAAATTTTGCCTAAGCCGGATAAGCGTTCGGTTGAGTGGGGCTTAAAATATTGTAATAACGAGATCTGTTATCCGGCAACAATCATTGTCGGCGACATTATTAAAGCACTGCGTTCGGGGAAATATCAGCGTGATCAAGTCGCTATTGGCATTACCCAAACCGGTGGGCAATGTCGTGCCAGTAGCTATCTATCATTAATTAAAAAAGCGATGATAAGTAATGGTTTTGCCGATGTACCGATTATTTCGCTTAGTACCGGTAATATCAATGAAATTGAGCAACCGGGCTTTAAAATGAACTGGCTTAAAACTCTACCGACGACTTTCTTTGCCATGCTGTTTGCCGATTCGCTGGCTAAAATGTATTACGCCATTGCGCCGAGGGCAAAAGTGAAACAGCAAGCTGATGAGCTTAAACAGTTTTACACCGACAAACTAAAACAGCTTATTAGCCAACATAAGGGTAAAAAAGCGATTTTTACTTTATTAAGTCAAGCCGTGGCACAGTTTAATCAGATTGAAACGCACAATAGAGCCTGCCCGCAGATTGGTATTGTGGGTGAAATCTATGTCAAATATAATAATTTTGGTAATCAGCATAGTGTAGAGTGGCTGATAGAACAAGGCATTGAGCCGGTGATGCCACCAATGATTGAATTTTTTGCGCAATGTTTTGTTAACTATGACAGCAATATCAAAAATCATCTGATTGCTAAAAGTTACCTGTCTTATGTACTTAAATTCCTAGAAAAAATAGCGCAGGTTTATATCGATAAAACCAACCAGATATTAGCGGACTTTAAATACTATCAACCTTTCCATAACCTGCGCAATATGGCGCAAAAAGCGCAAGAGATCTTAAATTTAGCCAACCAATTTGGTGAAGGTTGGTTAATTCCAGCCGGTATTATGACTTTTGCCCAGCAAGGGATAGATAATGTTATCAGCTTACAGCCATTTGGTTGTATCGCCAATCATGTGGTATCAAAAGGCGTTGAAAAGCGGATGCGAGATCTGAATCCTAAACTTAATCTACTATATCTTGATTTTGATGACGGAGCAGGGGAAGTAAATGTACTTAATCGTTTGCATTTTATGATAAGTGCTTTAAAGTATAGTCAGTTACAACGCATTGTTTAA